The nucleotide sequence AACAGGAATGGAAGTACTGCTTTGGATAGTGTGGTGGGCTATCTGATCACCCTATTTTTTGTAACGGTGATCATCGGTTTTGTACTGGCACTACTCAGCATTAAGGAAAAGGCGAGTTTGAAAAAGCACATTGCTCTGGTGGTGAACATAGGCCTAGCGTTGTTACTCACCTACCACACGCTCCAAAATCTATCTAGCATCTCACAGGCATTTTCCTAAATACTTGATTACTTTTACGATAACCTAATCTAGAACCTATCGACTTTCACATTCCATATCTGGATATCAAAGCACTACAGCGTCGTTTTTCCCAAAGAGATAGCGAGGCCTTGCAGGAATTGCAGGATCTGGGTATTTACATTGGTGGTGAGCCTGTTACAAGGTTTGAAATGGATTATGCCCAATATTGTGGCACTCAATTTTGTATAGGGACCGGTAACGGACTCGATGCACTGACGATCATCCTACGTGCCGAAAAACAGTTGGGAAGACTACCTGAAAATGCTCGTATACTCGTGCCAGCGCATACCTACATCGCCACTTTTTTAAGCATTACAGAGGCTGGCATGCATCCTATTCCCGTGGATGTCCACGATCTATTGATCACTAAGGATGTGGTAGAGAAACACCTTGAAAATGTGGATGCGATAGTTGCCGTAGATATTTATGGAAAACTGGTGGATGATGAGGTGTACGCTTTCGCGAAAGCGAACCACAAACCCATCTATACAGACGCGGCACAATCCCATGGAGCTAAAACCAGCAACGGTGAACGATCTGGAAGTCGTGGTATGGCCAGCGCATTTTCATTTTATCCCACAAAAAATCTGGGCGCTCTAGGAGATGCTGGTGCGATCACGACCAATGACGAAGAACTTGCCGTAATGGCACGT is from Nonlabens sp. YIK11 and encodes:
- a CDS encoding DegT/DnrJ/EryC1/StrS family aminotransferase, whose amino-acid sequence is MKALQRRFSQRDSEALQELQDLGIYIGGEPVTRFEMDYAQYCGTQFCIGTGNGLDALTIILRAEKQLGRLPENARILVPAHTYIATFLSITEAGMHPIPVDVHDLLITKDVVEKHLENVDAIVAVDIYGKLVDDEVYAFAKANHKPIYTDAAQSHGAKTSNGERSGSRGMASAFSFYPTKNLGALGDAGAITTNDEELAVMARRMANYGRTSRFVNDMKGVNSRLDPLQASFLNNRLLFLDNDNKKRKKIAQVYMEQIENPRVKLPPTDFLESNSIHVFPIFLEERDQFVAYLEDRGIQTNRHYAIPPHQQLAFKEFNDMSFPQTEYLHDSEVSLPCHPLLEDHEVQEIVIAINEYS